The DNA window GCACCGGTACCGAAGAGATGATCTCAAGGGTACCGGTGCTGTCGTATCAGGGGTAAGCTAAACGGCTATTTGAATACTCCTTTGGGGTCGGCCCGTTTGGTCATCAGTTCATTGAGAAAACTCAGATCAAGCACCGACATATCGAGTTGACGGGCCTGGTGAAAGTACTCCCAGGCTTTGTCGTAATCGGTTTTTAGAAAGCTTACCAGTGCCAGCTTCTGATACGATGCAGCATGGTTGGGGTCTTGGGTAACGATACGCTGTAGCTGTTGCTCGGCGTCGTCCAGCGTAGCCCGGTTGTGGTCTTTCTCGAATTGCTTGATTTCAACCGTAGCCAGATCACCCATCAGCTCAATGTTCGGGCTGGAAACGTCGATGCCTTTTTTCAGCAGACGGGCCGCTTCGGTCAGGTTCTCTTTCTGGTAGGTAACCACGCCCAACCCCCAATACGCATCGGCGTTCCGGTCGTTGAGCAGCCACGCCAGATTGAAGCGGTGTGCCGCCGTGTCGAGCTGACCATCGGCGACGTAATCCCAGCCGCGGGCGGCAAAAAAATCACTGGCTTCGGCGCGGCTGGCAAAGTTCTGATCGCAGTCGTTCAGGAAGTGGATTTCACGATCGATCTGCTCGGCGGATTTGGGCCGTTCGCCAAATAAAGGCGTGATGTTGAGCGTGTTGATGTCGACCGACTCAGAGCGGGTATTGTCTGAGTCGGCTGTCGTGACGGTATGGCTGGCGGCATGAGCGGCAACCGGGCGCGCCGACGACATCAGCTGTCGCGGCTGTGCCGCAGCAACCAGTGGTAGCAGTGCCAGGATCAGACTCCAATGTCCCCGATTCCTACGAACATTCATACAAACAGTCAAGCAACGCATTGTCTGGTTAGAACGATACTCGCATACCGG is part of the Spirosoma rhododendri genome and encodes:
- a CDS encoding tetratricopeptide repeat protein encodes the protein MNVRRNRGHWSLILALLPLVAAAQPRQLMSSARPVAAHAASHTVTTADSDNTRSESVDINTLNITPLFGERPKSAEQIDREIHFLNDCDQNFASRAEASDFFAARGWDYVADGQLDTAAHRFNLAWLLNDRNADAYWGLGVVTYQKENLTEAARLLKKGIDVSSPNIELMGDLATVEIKQFEKDHNRATLDDAEQQLQRIVTQDPNHAASYQKLALVSFLKTDYDKAWEYFHQARQLDMSVLDLSFLNELMTKRADPKGVFK